The Oscillatoria sp. FACHB-1407 nucleotide sequence CCAGGGCAAGCAGTTGTTGTAGATGATCTCTGGCGATCGCAAACTGTTGATGGTGCATGGCGATCGAGGCTAAACCCCAGAGCGCATGGGTGTTTTTAGGCTCTTTTTCAAGGGCTTGCTGATACGCTTCTGCCGCTTTATCTAGCATTTGCATTTCATTTAAGACATTGCCCAGCGTCACATACTGATGTGCTTTGCCAATATTTCGGACGGCGGCTTCTGCATTCCACAGATCTTGTCGTCGCGACCAACGCTGAAAGTAGGGTGGAATGGGAACATTCAGGTAGGGCAATCGTCGTACCAGAAAATAAAGGATTGCACCCGGAATATTGAGAAAAATCAGAACAAAGAGCCAGGTATTTCTCTCAGGGTCATTTCGAACGCAATCAAAAATCATCAACATCCAGAATCCGGTTGCAACAAACGCCAGAACCTGTATCATCTGTGGAATCCTTTTTAACTAGCTCCTGCCCCTGAAACCAAAGCAATTCTGATGGAAGCCGAAGTGCAGTATCAGGTGTTGAATTGTAAATCAACGTTCATTCTTAGAATTCCCAGTTTGAGCTAGAAAACTGGCTTAACGTTTTGTGAAGTCAAACCGGAAGGCAGACCTCTACAGCAACCAAGGGGTTAGTTAACGTGAATTCGGGATCAGGATTTCGGCAGTTAAAACCGCCGCTATCGGCGCAAAACCGACTTGCGTCGGTTCGTCAAATCCTGCCTTTTCCGGAGTCCGCGTCGGCGGACTTCGCTCTAGTAG carries:
- a CDS encoding tetratricopeptide repeat protein, with protein sequence MIQVLAFVATGFWMLMIFDCVRNDPERNTWLFVLIFLNIPGAILYFLVRRLPYLNVPIPPYFQRWSRRQDLWNAEAAVRNIGKAHQYVTLGNVLNEMQMLDKAAEAYQQALEKEPKNTHALWGLASIAMHHQQFAIARDHLQQLLALEPDYKFGEASLAYGKALFALEDWDTVEPHLEKDLKHWGHPEACIMLAKIQINRGEVDAARTALENMIFKLKSAPKFHYRQKRHLIGEAERLLKKLRR